The Anoxybacillus flavithermus genome has a segment encoding these proteins:
- a CDS encoding YozD family protein — translation MKEIEVVIDTEEIAEFFYNELVRRGFVPTEREIEEIADIMFDYLIKKSIIDEEVIDE, via the coding sequence GTGAAAGAAATTGAAGTCGTGATCGATACGGAAGAAATTGCTGAGTTCTTTTACAATGAACTTGTTCGGCGAGGGTTTGTCCCAACAGAGCGTGAAATTGAAGAAATAGCAGATATTATGTTTGATTATTTGATCAAAAAAAGTATTATTGATGAGGAAGTAATTGATGAATAA
- a CDS encoding biotin synthase BioB, which translates to MDWLLLANRVLDGGDITDDEALAILNCPDDELLLLLQGAYRIRKTYYGNKVKLNMIMNAKSGLCPENCGYCSQSSISTAPIPTYKMVNKETILQGAKRAYEAKIGTYCIVASGRGPSDKEIDIVVSAVKEIKETYGLKVCACLGILKPEQALRLKEAGVDRYNHNINTSKEHHPHITTSHTYDDRVRTVETVKEAGMSPCSGVIIGMKETKQDVIAMARSLKALDADSIPVNFLHAIDGTPLEGTKELNPRYCLKVLALFRYINPTKEIRISGGREVNLRSLQPLGLYAANSIFVGDYLTTAGQEKHADFQMLEDLGFDIDFAPASYAR; encoded by the coding sequence ATGGATTGGTTACTATTAGCAAATCGTGTGTTAGATGGGGGAGACATTACAGATGATGAGGCGCTTGCAATATTAAATTGTCCCGATGATGAGCTATTGCTATTGTTGCAAGGTGCTTATCGCATCCGTAAAACGTACTACGGAAATAAAGTGAAATTAAATATGATTATGAATGCAAAGTCGGGATTGTGTCCAGAAAATTGCGGATATTGTTCCCAATCTTCTATATCAACAGCCCCGATTCCGACATATAAAATGGTAAACAAAGAGACAATTTTGCAAGGTGCAAAGCGAGCGTATGAGGCCAAAATAGGAACATACTGCATCGTTGCAAGCGGAAGAGGACCGAGCGATAAAGAAATTGATATCGTTGTATCTGCGGTTAAAGAAATTAAAGAAACGTACGGCTTAAAAGTATGTGCCTGTTTAGGAATACTAAAGCCAGAACAAGCGTTGCGCTTAAAAGAAGCAGGTGTGGATCGCTACAATCATAATATTAATACGTCAAAAGAACATCATCCTCATATTACGACTTCCCATACATACGATGATCGGGTACGTACGGTAGAAACGGTCAAGGAAGCAGGGATGTCTCCATGTTCAGGTGTGATTATCGGTATGAAAGAAACAAAACAAGATGTGATCGCAATGGCGAGAAGTTTAAAAGCGTTAGATGCGGATTCGATCCCTGTAAATTTCCTTCATGCGATTGATGGAACGCCGTTAGAGGGGACAAAAGAACTAAATCCACGTTACTGCTTAAAAGTATTAGCATTATTTCGATACATTAACCCTACGAAAGAAATTCGTATTTCTGGAGGGCGAGAAGTAAACTTACGTAGTTTGCAACCACTCGGCTTGTATGCTGCGAACTCCATTTTTGTTGGCGATTACTTAACGACTGCCGGACAAGAAAAACATGCTGATTTTCAAATGCTTGAAGATTTAGGATTTGATATTGACTTTGCCCCAGCATCTTATGCGAGATAA
- a CDS encoding sporulation protein SpoOM, whose product MGLFNKVLASIGIGAAKVDTKLHESHLLLGESVTGVVEVTGGNIEQQIDDIYLSLCTMYTKEVDDRKVMKQAVIEKWKIAQSFVIRAGEKKQITFSFALPLDTPITVGRTRVWLHTGLDIKNAVDPTDEDYIRVQPNRMMNEVFRVMENLGFRLKEAECKEAAYHVRKRLPFVQEFEFVPVSGEFRGKLDEVEIIFFPHALDECELLIQVDRRGRGLAGLFAEALDLDETFIRITIREQHIHTLQTDLASLIRRYA is encoded by the coding sequence ATGGGCCTATTTAATAAAGTTTTAGCAAGTATTGGAATTGGTGCGGCGAAAGTAGATACAAAGTTGCATGAATCACATTTATTACTCGGTGAAAGCGTGACAGGGGTTGTAGAGGTCACGGGAGGAAATATAGAGCAACAAATTGATGATATATATTTATCTCTTTGTACTATGTATACAAAAGAAGTAGATGATCGAAAAGTAATGAAACAAGCAGTCATTGAAAAATGGAAAATTGCGCAATCTTTTGTCATTCGTGCTGGAGAAAAGAAACAAATTACGTTTTCTTTTGCTCTTCCGCTTGATACGCCAATTACAGTCGGAAGAACGAGAGTGTGGCTACACACAGGACTCGATATTAAAAATGCTGTCGATCCGACAGATGAAGATTACATTCGTGTTCAACCTAATCGGATGATGAACGAAGTATTTCGTGTGATGGAAAACTTAGGATTCCGCTTAAAAGAAGCCGAGTGCAAAGAAGCTGCCTACCATGTCCGTAAACGGCTCCCTTTTGTTCAAGAGTTTGAATTTGTACCGGTTAGCGGGGAATTTCGCGGGAAGTTGGATGAAGTAGAAATCATCTTTTTCCCACATGCGCTAGATGAATGTGAATTGCTTATACAAGTCGATCGACGAGGGCGTGGGTTAGCTGGATTATTTGCAGAGGCGCTTGATTTAGATGAAACATTTATTCGCATCACAATCCGTGAACAACATATACACACATTACAAACAGATCTTGCTTCACTCATTCGCCGATACGCTTAA